A region of the Burkholderia savannae genome:
GCAGACGAGCTGGATGCGGCGGAAGCGGCCGTCGGCGCCGAGCAGCACGTCGAGCGTGTGCGGTTCGCCGAGCGGCGACACCGTCACGTGCCGCGCGGCGAAATAGTCGGCTCGGCGCAGCGGCGCGCCCGCGAGCGGATGATCGCGCCGCATCGCGACGACGAGCGTGTCGTCGACCACGTTTTCGCCGACGATCCGGGGCCCTGCGGGCACCCGGCGCTCGATCGCGAGATCGAGGTTGCCGCTGCCGAGCTCGCGCTCGATGTCGGCGACGGGCACGCGGCGGCTCACGAGCCGCACGCCGGGCGCGTCGCGCGCGAGCGACGCGACGAGCTGCGGCAGCGCGATCGATTCGAGCACGTCGCGCACGCCGACGACGAAGCCGAGGTCGAGCGCGTCCGGGCTGAAGCGCGTCTGAGCGCGCGCCGCGTCCTGCAGCCCCTTCAGATGCAGCTGGACGTCGGCGATCACCGCGCGCGTGCGCTCGGTCGGCACGACCTTGTTGCCCTGCCGCACGAAGAGCGGATCGCCGAAGTGCGCGCGCAGCCGGTTCAGCGCGTGCGTGACGGCCGGCTGCGTCAGGTGCAGCGCGCGCGCGGCGGCGCTGATGCCGCCTTGCACGTAGACCGCGTCGAGCACGC
Encoded here:
- a CDS encoding LysR family transcriptional regulator: MPPDHRLDLNLFRVLDAVYVQGGISAAARALHLTQPAVTHALNRLRAHFGDPLFVRQGNKVVPTERTRAVIADVQLHLKGLQDAARAQTRFSPDALDLGFVVGVRDVLESIALPQLVASLARDAPGVRLVSRRVPVADIERELGSGNLDLAIERRVPAGPRIVGENVVDDTLVVAMRRDHPLAGAPLRRADYFAARHVTVSPLGEPHTLDVLLGADGRFRRIQLVCQHYFAACQIAASGDLLLTLPRSYALRMTRLLPIAVQPLPLRLKPYPILAYWHESRELDRAHQWLRERVIDAVRAASTHPAGA